GCAATATTCCCCACTGCTGCCTCCCGTAGGAGTCTGGGCCGTGTCTCAGTCCCAATGTGGCCGTCCACCCTCTCAGGCCGGCTACCCGTCGACGCCTTGGTAGGCCATTACCCCACCAACAAGCTGATAGGCCGCGGGCTCATCCTGCACCGAAAAACTTTCCACCACCGACACTAAACGATGGTCCTATCCGGTATTAGACCCAGTTTCCCAGGCTTATCCCGAAGTGCAGGGCAGATCACCCACGTGTTACTCACCCGTTCGCCACTCGAGTACCCTGCAAGCAGGGCCTTTCCGTTCGACTTGCATGTGTTAAGCACGCCGCCAGCGTTCGTCCTGAGCCAGGATCAAACTCTCCATAAAAGCATATCAGCCCTACAAAAAGCCTGAACATACTGGCAAACAAAAAAATACTGAACTACTGACAAAAAATGTCAATCACATCAACCCACACCACCGGGGAGGTGGCACGAGCCGAAAAACATCAACACCAATCAGCAGCACAATAAGAAAAGAACAATATTTAACAAGCAATCACGCTTGCCGGTATCATCCCAAACCACCGCGCCACACAACCGGTGCGACAAAAAAATACTTGGTTTGTTACGCTATTGAGTTCTCAAACAACACACGCACACACAACCAACACACCGACCATTCCGGTCAGCACATCTCTTGCATGGCAGGCCCTGAATCCTACGACGATCCAACCAGATTCGCAAATCCGATCCCGCGTCCCTCGCGCCCTCAGGAAGCAACGAAGCTTACGTAGTCCGTCAGCGCCGTTCTCCTGCCGCACTCTGTGCGGTGTCGGTCGCTCTGACTCGCATTAATCTACACACCCCACACACACGACACAAAACACCAGGTCACGGCGTCGCAAGCGGACCGATCTGCTCGTCGGAACGTCATACGACGCATCCACACCCGTCCTTGGAGCTCAGTGCGTGGCGATCCGAACCATCTGGCTCACGCCCTGGACGCGGATCCAGCCTGCTCAGAGCTCAAAGGCTGTTGTGACCTAAGCCAGCAACATACAGATCGCACTGGTCACGTCCACCAAATGCCACGACCTGGTCAGCGCGATGTGCTGAACCGTCAGCTCCCCACTCGGTCACCATCTGGAAAAGACCAGAGGGTCGAAGCGTTCCACAAAGTCACGGTCGCAGGCTCGCAGATCCATGGACGGTACCGCTCCAGAGCATCGACGACACCGCACCACGGTAGACGCGCGCACCACTTCTCGCGGGAAGCGGGAATACGTTCGGCTGAGCCGACCCGACACCGTCGATCTCGATGCCGGTGTAGGCCAAAGGAGAACCTCATCCCCGGGGCCGCAGTCCCGCGACACTTCGTGATAACCAGTTCATACTCCTGAGCCGGCGAACTGATCATAGGCGAGTTTGGCCGACATCAGCACGACCACGACGAGTATGACCCCGCGTAAGAAGCCGGCCCCTCGGCCGAGGACCATCCGCGCGCCGATCTGTGCCCCGATGACGTTCGTGACAGCCAGCCCGAGACCAAGCAGCCACAGCACCTCGCCCTGCACCGCAAAAGTGACGAGAGCCCCGAGGTTAGTGAATACGTTAATGACCTTCGCCCAGGCAGCACTCGTGATGAAGTCGGCACTGAGGAGGCTGGTGAAGCCCATTATCAGGAACAGCCCCGTGCCCGGCCCGAAGGTGCCGTCATAGATGCTGACGGCAGCGACAAGTGCCAGGAGCGCAAGGACAGCACGGGGGGCGGATCGGGTGCTGCTCGGAGCGTCAACCTGGCCAAAGGACGGCCGGAACAGGATGAAAAGGCCGACAGCGACAAGAAGCACGATAATGACCGGTCGCATCAGCTCCTTGTCGACCGATGAGGCGATCATGGCTCCACCGGCCGAACCGACAAGCGCCAGCGGCGCATACCGGAGTGCTCTGACCGCCGCAGGAACTCTGCGTACCAGCACGGCGGCCGAACTCGCGGTACCGAAGATCGCAGCCACCTTATTCACCCCGAGTGCCTGGGCGTTGGACATTCCAGGATTCACAATCATGACCAGTGGGATAAGAATCAGTCCCCCGCCACCGACGATCGCGTCGACCCAGCCCGCAACCAGGGAACCGATGAGCAGGATCGTGATGACTGTAGAAGACAAGCCTGTCCATCCTTACTGCATGACTGCCACTGACCGCTGGCGCTGCCGGGCAGTGCCACCACCCGTCAGGTTAGCTGGCAGACCGCATTCCTGCGCGTCGTAGGATCCTTTCTCCCACGGATCCGCACCACGCATCTCCCAGGTTACTGCGCTTGCGCGGGACAGAGCCCCCACCCGCGCTGGGGCCTCGCGGTGTGCAAAGTCGCCTACCTGCCCCAGGAGAGGCCGGAACGACCCACGGAGACGCGCTCGTCATCGTCGCTTCCCGCCCAACCGCGTGTGCCACACCCCTGCGGGAGGTGGACCGCAACGCCAGAGCCCTGTCGGTACTCACGTTGATATCCGACCTGGCCGATGGCAGCGTCCGGAACTTCCATGCCCCGCACACCTGCCGACAACAATGCATCGACTGACGTCCGGCAGAGCCAGGTGTACAAACACAACACGTGGCGCTCCTGACACATCTGTGGATCCCGGCCCGCACCGGTAGTTCCGGTTGGTAGTCACCCAGATGAACCAGCGCCATCAACAGCTCCGGCGACCTGAACCCGAACGCCCCCCTCGCGAGTAATCGGATCTTCGTGATCGCCGACTCGATCCGCCCGTTGGACAACCCGTGCCCAATTGATGCCAGGACCGCCCCTGCATGCGGCCTCACCGTCTCGGCGCAGATCCAGGAACACCGTAATCCGACACCGTTGCGGCCACCCCATCCACCTGGCGAACGCCATCTCGGCCCGGCCCAACGGAAGCTTGAACAACCCCGTGCCCCCTCCTCGGGAGCATCGGTGGCCCACGTGAATACATGTGTCGGCACAGCGCACCGCGTTAGGGCAACGCTGGAGCGACGACATCAGCCATCCATCCCGCGCTTCGCGGTGACATGGGCGATTGCCGTCAATCGGGTCGTGCCCGACTGTCGCAGAGGCCGCGAGGGCGTTGCAGAAAACCTCCCAACACGTTCTTTGCGATGTGTTCGTCTGCGGTCCAAGACCTCGACTCACCCGGAGTGCGCACATAAACACATACCGCCGAACTATGGAGCGAATATGCAGGTAACCGACTCGTTCTAGGCTTCGACCGACATGCGTTCCGTGGTAGAATACTGAGGTCGTCGAGAACGACGGAAGGGTGGAAAAGATCGTGAGAGACTACCGCACTGAAGACCAGAAGGTCGCCGCTGTCGCCGCGTCGATGACGATGGCCGGCCAGCCCGTGACCCCCGAAGATGAGGCTCGTGGCCGCCGTATCCTGCGTGGGGAGATCTCCGGTGATCAGGCTGTCCTGGAGGTTTTGGAGCAAGAGGGCCTGGCAGACAGTGCTCACGCTGCTGAACTGCGCCGTCGGATCGCCGCCGCCGCATAGGCCATGGCTTCGGACGGCACCCCAGCACCAGAGAACTTCTACGGGATCTCCGACCCCGCAAAGCTGGAGCATGTCGCCGGGAGATCCGCCGCCCAGCGTCTCTACGAACTGGAGAGTGGCGATCCTCTGACCAGCTTTACCCGTAAGGATCTGGTCAGGATTCACGCGCACCTGATGCAGGACATCTACCCGTGGGCCGGGCAGATCCGTACTACCGAGGTCGGGGCAATGGGCATGGCGATGTGTCGTGCCCAGTTCGTCGACAACGAACTCGACCGGGTTATCCGTGATATCGGTCGGAAGTCGCCGTCGACCATCGACATCGACGCCGCGGTGAACA
The genomic region above belongs to Corynebacterium glyciniphilum AJ 3170 and contains:
- a CDS encoding TSUP family transporter; this encodes MSSTVITILLIGSLVAGWVDAIVGGGGLILIPLVMIVNPGMSNAQALGVNKVAAIFGTASSAAVLVRRVPAAVRALRYAPLALVGSAGGAMIASSVDKELMRPVIIVLLVAVGLFILFRPSFGQVDAPSSTRSAPRAVLALLALVAAVSIYDGTFGPGTGLFLIMGFTSLLSADFITSAAWAKVINVFTNLGALVTFAVQGEVLWLLGLGLAVTNVIGAQIGARMVLGRGAGFLRGVILVVVVLMSAKLAYDQFAGSGV
- a CDS encoding antitoxin VbhA family protein → MRDYRTEDQKVAAVAASMTMAGQPVTPEDEARGRRILRGEISGDQAVLEVLEQEGLADSAHAAELRRRIAAAA